One Bradyrhizobium sp. ISRA464 genomic window carries:
- a CDS encoding AlpA family phage regulatory protein: MSSTIAALSIPEAAVSAGVSKSLLYQLIKDGRGPRVTRIGCRSVIRIEDRDQWLKSLADSATP; this comes from the coding sequence ATGTCGTCCACTATCGCCGCCTTAAGCATTCCTGAGGCCGCCGTGTCGGCCGGCGTGTCCAAATCGCTCCTCTATCAGTTGATCAAGGACGGCCGTGGTCCTCGTGTGACCAGGATCGGCTGCCGATCGGTCATTCGGATCGAAGACCGCGACCAATGGCTCAAGAGCCTCGCCGACAGCGCTACCCCATGA